Genomic window (Aurantimicrobium sp. INA4):
GCTCAACAACTGCATTCTGCAAGTCAACCAAGTTCTTAGGCTCGAGCGGGTTGGCTTCGTGGTTAGGGAAGTTCCCATCCAGTTCGAAATACATCGGAATGATCTCGATAGGCAAAGCAGATAAACCTGCTGCAGTACCCAACACGGCAGGAACAGTCATTCCGCCCATTCCGTTACCTGCGTCAACAACTACACGGATGGGGCGAATACCTGAAAGATCAACGAGGGAACGCAGGTATCCGGCGTATTCCGCCAGGACATCAACTTCGCGATAGGTTCCTAAAGTTTCAACGTTTGGAATTCCGTTTTCGAGGTAGTCACAGGCCCGATCGCGAATGGCAGCCAAGCCAGTATCAAGGCTGATACCTTGAGCACCCGCCCGCGAGAACTTAATACCGTTATAAGCAGCTGGGTTGTGGCTGGCCGTAAACATCGCAGCTGGAGCATTCCACGAACCAGAGGCAAAATAAGTCTCATCTGTAGAGCACAAACCAAGGTTCACAACATTGGCACCACGGGCCTGGGCACCACGAGCGAAAGCCTGAGCAAAACCGGGAGACGAGTCACGCATGTCGTGACCAACAACAATATCTGCCCCTGCACCGTCAATCTCATCAACAAAACCGGCAGCGAGTGCTTCCACCATTTCTTCGGTGAGCTGCTCCCCCACAAGGCCTCGAACGTCATAGGCCTTCACGATAGAACGGAGGCTCTCCACTGCGTTTTTAGTCATTGGTTAAGTCTATGTGACGCAGTTGCTGCCACCCTTGAGGCGGGACAAAGCCCACTGCATGTTTACGGCATAAATCATGCGCGAGGGACTCTGGGTGGGGCGAGAGTGGTCCCAAGACGGCCAGTTTGTCTTCGTAGTCATAGGTGAGTGAAAACTCTGCTGGCTGCTTGCAGCGACCCTTCGTACACAGACGTTCCATGCGTTCAGGCTATCGAAGAGCTAACATGGGCGCATGGATAGCCCGTTCGCGACGTCAGTGCCCAACAGGGGACTTAGTCGTGACCGTCATGGCCGCGGAATGCGCGGCCCGGTGACGGGCCCCCACCTGCCACAGTTGCGGGGGCGGTATGAAACATTCATGATGACCGTGGCACACACGGTTGATTATTTGCGCAGCATGTGGGCTGAAGAATTAGCCGACGTTCATTTCGATGTAGCACCCACACCCCCTCGTGTATCCGTTAACGGTGTGGTGGAACGCTGGAAGGTTGATCACGAGCGCCGACGGATAGTGCTCTATCGTGTGCCGATTCAACGCATGAGCAAACTGCACAAAGACGATCCACTCCACCGCCAGATGATGGTCGAAAGTGTTGTCTTTCGGGCCGTGGCCGAGTTGTTGGGCAAAGACCCCTGGGATTTAGGCCCAGAACGCTTACGCCCCTAAGCAGATCGGTTTAACGCGGATAAACCGTGATGGGAGAACCGAGCACGTTAGCTGGGTTCAATGCGATGGCTGAACCAAGGCCAGGACCACTGAAGCTGAGTCCACCCAGCAAGCCTGTGGCGCCGGTCACGGTGTAGTTGGTGGCTGCCATCAAAGGTGTTGTCACCATCTGACCTTTTTTCACGCTCAGCACGATGTCTTTTTGACCTTGAGCAGACAGGGTGACCTCAGCTGTGTCGCGTCCTGGGTTGTAGAAGGTCACCGTCGGAGCAGTTCCTTGTGGGATAGGAATCAAGATTTCATCAGTGAGGAAAGAACTGGAACTCATCCACGCGAAGTCACCGCCAGTAATGGGGGTGCCTGGGGCAGCAGTGGCATCCGTGAGGGAATCCTGGACTGTTCGAACACCAGCTGCGATGGGCTGCTCACTGGTGACAATCACGGTGTAGGTGCCATCGGCAATACCGGTTAGAGGCAGTTGCACTGCCTTCTTTGCCTTGAGCTGTGCTGAGTATTCGGTCTTTTCTCCTGTGCTAGAAAGCAGAGTGACCGTGACTTTGCTGTCTTTGTCACCAGG
Coding sequences:
- a CDS encoding DUF3499 family protein is translated as MERLCTKGRCKQPAEFSLTYDYEDKLAVLGPLSPHPESLAHDLCRKHAVGFVPPQGWQQLRHIDLTND
- a CDS encoding phosphomannomutase/phosphoglucomutase; this encodes MTKNAVESLRSIVKAYDVRGLVGEQLTEEMVEALAAGFVDEIDGAGADIVVGHDMRDSSPGFAQAFARGAQARGANVVNLGLCSTDETYFASGSWNAPAAMFTASHNPAAYNGIKFSRAGAQGISLDTGLAAIRDRACDYLENGIPNVETLGTYREVDVLAEYAGYLRSLVDLSGIRPIRVVVDAGNGMGGMTVPAVLGTAAGLSALPIEIIPMYFELDGNFPNHEANPLEPKNLVDLQNAVVEHGADLGLAFDGDADRCFVVDEKGTPVTPSAVSAIVALREIARAKAATPNEEIFVIHNLISSNIVKETIIGAGATPVRTRVGHSLIKDQMAATGAVFGGEHSAHYYFSNFWGADNGMLAAMHVLAEFGHQDKPLSEFAAKFMPYAISGEINSTVSDVAEATERVRTAFAARGTEDSLDGMTITGTTAEGEPFWWFSVRPSNTEPLLRLNVEAGDEATMVAIRDEVLALIRAQHSTPKL
- a CDS encoding metallopeptidase family protein; this translates as MDSPFATSVPNRGLSRDRHGRGMRGPVTGPHLPQLRGRYETFMMTVAHTVDYLRSMWAEELADVHFDVAPTPPRVSVNGVVERWKVDHERRRIVLYRVPIQRMSKLHKDDPLHRQMMVESVVFRAVAELLGKDPWDLGPERLRP